The Streptomyces sp. 135 sequence CTTCATGGCCTCGCCGAAGACGAAGCCGTAGAGGAGTACGGAGATGATGGGGAAGCCCAGTTGCCAGGCGATGGTGACGGGCTGGCGCAGGAAGTGCGTGAGGTAGCGCCGGGTGACGTTCGCACAGTCGGCGAAGGCCCAGAAGAGCCGGCCGTGCGAGGTGTCGGCGGTGAGGGCGACGCTCATGCCGCGACCTCCTTCTCCAGGTGGGTGGGCGCCGCGGTGGCGGCGGTCTCGGCGGCCTCGGAGGGCTGACCGGTCAGGCGCAGGAACACCTCGTCCAGGCTCGGCCTGCGCAGGCCGATGTCCTCGACGGCGACGCCTTGGTCCTGGAGGGTGCGCGCCACGTCCGTGAGGGCGGCGACGCGGTCGGTCACGGCGGCCTGCACGCGGCGTTCCACGGCGACGACGAGCGGTTCGCCGGCACAGACCCGGGCGACGGCCCGCACGGCGGCGGGCAGGTCGGCGGCCTCGCGCACGACGACGTCGAGGTGGCTGCCGCCCACGGTGTTCTTCAGGCCGTCGGGGGTGTCGTCGGCGATGGCCCGGCCCCGGTCGATGACGGTGACGCGGGAGGCGAGTCGGTCGGCCTCCTCCAGATACTGCGTGGTGAGCAGCACGGTCGTGCCGCCCGCGACCAACTCCCGCACGGTGTCCCACACTTCGAGGCGGCTGCGCGGGTCGAGCCCGGTGGTCGGCTCGTCCAGGAAGAGCACGGCGGGCGCCAGGATCATCGAGGCGGCGAGGTCGAGCCTGCGCCGCATGCCGCCGCTGTACTGGCCCGCGCCCTTCTCCGCCGCGTCCTGGAGGTGGAACTGCTCCAGGAGTTCTTCGGCGCGCAGCGCGGCGCGGCGGGCGCCGAGGTGGAAGAGGCGGCCGAACATCTCCAGGTTCTGCCGGCCGGTCAGGATCTCGTCGACCGCGGCGTACTGGCCGGTGAGGCCGATGCGGGCACGGACCGACGCGGGTTCGCGCACCACGTCGGCGCCGGCCACCTCGGCGCGGCCGCCGTCGAGCCGTACGAGGGTGGAGAGGATCCGCACGGCGGTGGTCTTGCCCGCGCCGTTGGGGCCGAGCAGGCCGTGCACGGTGCCCTGCTCGACGTGGAGATCGAAGCCGTCCAGGGCGTACTTGTCCCCGTACCGCTTCTGGAGCCCTTCGGCCCGCACCGCGAAGCCGTTCCTGTTTCCGTTCCCGTTTCCGTTCCTGTCCCTGTTCATCGCCCGCCCTCCGGTCCTGCGGCGCCCCGCTTCTGGGTACGCCGTACTCAGTTGAGAGTACACCGTACCCAGTTCTCGTGGGTACACCGTACCCAATTTTTGCCGGGGCGATTAGGGTGAGTACATGACGAGCACGAACGGCGGCGACGACCGGCGCACCGGCAGCGACATCTCACGGAGCCTGGAGCTTCTCTGGGACGAGGCCGCGCGCCCCACGCGCGGCCCCAAGCCGGCCCTCACCCTGGACCGGATCGTCACCGAGGCGGTGCGCCTCGCGGACGCCGAGGGGATCGCGGCGGTCTCGATGCGCAGGCTCGCCACGGAGCTGGGGACGGGCACGATGTCCCTGTACCGCTACGTCCCCGGCAAGGGCGTCCTCCTCGACCTGATGCTGGACCGCGTCTACGCGCCGCCGGAGGAGGACGCCCCCTGGACGGGCGGGTGGCGCGAGGGCGTCGAGACGTACGCACGCGAGACCCTCGTCCGCTACCGCCGCCACCCCTGGCTGCTCCACGTCAACCAGGCCCGTCCGGTGCTCGGCCCCGGCGCGGTCGGCGGCCTGGACCGGACCCTGTCACGGATCAGGACGATGGGCCTGACCGACCCCGAACTGATCGGCGTCATCGTGATGGTGGAGGGCTACGTCACCGGCGCCGCCCGCACCCAGGTGCACGAGATGGAGGCGGCGCAGACGACCGGCCTGTCGGACCAGGCGTTCTGGGAGGCGCAGACGCCGACCCTCGACCGCGCCATGCGCAGCGGCCGCTACCCCACGCTCGCGACGCTCTCCCACGACGCGTTCGGCACGGACTTCGACCACTTCGAGTTCGGTCTGCAGCGCCTCCTGGACGGCCTGGACGTCATGGTCGCCCGGCGCGAACAGGACACGTGACCGGGACGCGTGACCGGGACGCGTGACCCGGAAGGCTCCTGCCTCTCAGCGCCTGCGCGTCAGCCGCTTCAGCCCGAAGAAGACGAGCAGCACCGCCCCGGCCACGATCGCCCCGGTCTTGAGTCCGCCGTCGAGGCCCCCGCTCCCCGGGGAGCCGTCCGAACCACCGCCGCCGCCCGACGCCGGACCGGAGCCGCCCCCGCCCTTGCCGCGCACCTCCACGGGCGTGACCTGGCTCTGCGCGCCCTCGGTGCCGTACATCAGGGTCGTGCCGTCCGGGGTGTACGTCACCGACTCGCCCTGCCGCTGGAAGGGCACGCTCAGCCGCCCTTCCCGCTCGGGCTTCTTCCCCGCGCCCTTCCAGGCGTAGGAGATCCCGCCGAAGTACCCGCGCAGGGCCAGCTGTTCGCCGTCGGGCGAGAAGGCGCCGTCCGTCACCCACAGGTCGGTGTCGGCGATCTTCTTGAAGACGTTCGTCCCGGAGGCGGACATCTCGGCGGGCCCTTCGTAGAGGCTGCCGCCCTCCTCCTTCTTGTCGGCGATGTAGATCCGCCCGGTCTTCGGATGCACCATCAGCGCCTCCGCGTCCCGCGCCCCGTCGGCGTACTTCACGACGTACTGCGTGGCGCGCACGGTCTGGTCCTTCAGCGTCTTCGGCTCGGGCAGCTTGTAGATCCACACGTTCGGCCAGGTGCCGCCGAGGTTGTCGCCGATGTCGCCGACGTAGAGGTTGCCGTCGGCGCCCACCGAGATCGCCTCCACGTCACGGGGCGCGCCGACCCCGCTCATGGTGACGGTGGCGACCGTCTTGCCGGTCCTGGAGTCGACCGCGTACAGATAGGCACCCTTGTCCTGGTCGTTGTGCGTCCAGTAGACGCGCGGGTGGGCGCGGGAGGCGGCCAGGCCGCTGGACTCGACGATCCGCGGGTCCTTGACGGTGAACCCGTCGTGGCCGTCGGCCGAGGCGGTCGTGAGGGACCCCCCGGCGACGAGGAGCAGCACGGCACCGGCGAGGACGGGAGGAAGAGACCGAGGCGAACGCATGGGCCCAAGCGTGCCATCCGCGCGGCGGGCGGGGCGTGCTGAGCCTCACATCGCAGGTGGCGGGGGTGATCGGCCATGATGTGCGGATGCTGAGGTTCATGTTCGTCGGCGACTCGATGACGATAGGGAGCGCCGGGGAACACACCTGGCGCTACCGGATGTGGCAGCACCTGCGCGAGACCCTCGGCGACGGGGGCTTCGCCGTGGTGGGGCCTCGCAGCACCCTCTACGACCAGGCGGCGGGCGCGCCCCTCTCCCACGACTACGCCGGCGCGGACCCGGACTTCCCCCGCCACCACCTCGCGGGCTGGGGCGAGGGCTGGCTGCACATGGCGCCGCGCGTCGCGGACGCGCTGACCCGCGACCCCGCCGACGTCCTGCTGGTCTCGCTGGGCCTGATAGACCTCGGCTTCTACACGAACGCGGAGCAGACGGCCGGCAACGTCCGGGAGTTCATCGCGCGGGCCCGCACGGCGAATCCGCGGATCCGCATGGTGCTCCTGCCGGTGATACCGAACATCCGGGCCGCGTCGGACGCGCCGTTCGCCGCCGAGGTCGACCGCTTCAACGAACTCCTCGCGAAGACGGTCGCCGACCTGGACACGGGCCGCTCCCCGCTGCTCCTGGCCTCGCCCCCGCCCTCGTACGACATCGCTCTCGACACCTACGACGGTACGCATCCGAACGCGAGCGGCGAGCACAAGCTGGCCGGGGCCTTCGCGGACGCGATGGCGCAGGCGTGGGGTATCGGCGGCCCTTACACGGCGCTCATGCGGCCCATCGGCTGACGGCGAACTTACCGCCCTCCCGGCGCACTTGGGCCGCGCCGGCCCCGCGGAAGTGCGCGGGGACGACCAGCTCCCGCTCGTCCGCGGCCCGGCCGAGGATCCGCACGCGGGTCTCGGCGGCCTCCCGCGGGTCCGCGCACAGGCAGCTGCTGTGGTCGGGTTCGAGGACCTGCACCGGGGTGTGCAGCAGGTCGCCGACGAAGACGGCCCGGTCGGTGCCCGAGGCGAGGCGCAGGACGGACGAGCCGGGGGTGTGGCCGGGCGCGGCCTCCAGGGTGAGCTGGGCGTCGATGCGGTGGAAGCCGCTCCACAGCAAGGTCCGCCCGGCGCGGTCCACCGGCGCGACACTGTCCGTGAAGACCGGGTCGCGGCTCTCCTCGTCCGCGCCCCGGGGGCCGACGTGGGCGTGGTCGGCGGCCGGCATGAGGTAGGTGGCGTTGGGGAAGGTGGGCACC is a genomic window containing:
- a CDS encoding WD40 repeat domain-containing protein encodes the protein MRSPRSLPPVLAGAVLLLVAGGSLTTASADGHDGFTVKDPRIVESSGLAASRAHPRVYWTHNDQDKGAYLYAVDSRTGKTVATVTMSGVGAPRDVEAISVGADGNLYVGDIGDNLGGTWPNVWIYKLPEPKTLKDQTVRATQYVVKYADGARDAEALMVHPKTGRIYIADKKEEGGSLYEGPAEMSASGTNVFKKIADTDLWVTDGAFSPDGEQLALRGYFGGISYAWKGAGKKPEREGRLSVPFQRQGESVTYTPDGTTLMYGTEGAQSQVTPVEVRGKGGGGSGPASGGGGGSDGSPGSGGLDGGLKTGAIVAGAVLLVFFGLKRLTRRR
- a CDS encoding ATP-binding cassette domain-containing protein, whose product is MNRDRNGNGNGNRNGFAVRAEGLQKRYGDKYALDGFDLHVEQGTVHGLLGPNGAGKTTAVRILSTLVRLDGGRAEVAGADVVREPASVRARIGLTGQYAAVDEILTGRQNLEMFGRLFHLGARRAALRAEELLEQFHLQDAAEKGAGQYSGGMRRRLDLAASMILAPAVLFLDEPTTGLDPRSRLEVWDTVRELVAGGTTVLLTTQYLEEADRLASRVTVIDRGRAIADDTPDGLKNTVGGSHLDVVVREAADLPAAVRAVARVCAGEPLVVAVERRVQAAVTDRVAALTDVARTLQDQGVAVEDIGLRRPSLDEVFLRLTGQPSEAAETAATAAPTHLEKEVAA
- a CDS encoding GDSL-type esterase/lipase family protein, whose product is MLRFMFVGDSMTIGSAGEHTWRYRMWQHLRETLGDGGFAVVGPRSTLYDQAAGAPLSHDYAGADPDFPRHHLAGWGEGWLHMAPRVADALTRDPADVLLVSLGLIDLGFYTNAEQTAGNVREFIARARTANPRIRMVLLPVIPNIRAASDAPFAAEVDRFNELLAKTVADLDTGRSPLLLASPPPSYDIALDTYDGTHPNASGEHKLAGAFADAMAQAWGIGGPYTALMRPIG
- a CDS encoding MBL fold metallo-hydrolase, which gives rise to MDEHTDSPLLLGEVEIRRVIELEAPFLPPAALVPGVPEELWHAHRDWLAPDFWDPESGRVMAAVQTWVLRSEGKTVLVDTGVGNGRDRPDAPHFAHLDTGFLARLAAAGVRPEDVDIVVNTHLHGDHVGWNTREQDGDWVPTFPNATYLMPAADHAHVGPRGADEESRDPVFTDSVAPVDRAGRTLLWSGFHRIDAQLTLEAAPGHTPGSSVLRLASGTDRAVFVGDLLHTPVQVLEPDHSSCLCADPREAAETRVRILGRAADERELVVPAHFRGAGAAQVRREGGKFAVSRWAA
- a CDS encoding TetR/AcrR family transcriptional regulator, producing the protein MTSTNGGDDRRTGSDISRSLELLWDEAARPTRGPKPALTLDRIVTEAVRLADAEGIAAVSMRRLATELGTGTMSLYRYVPGKGVLLDLMLDRVYAPPEEDAPWTGGWREGVETYARETLVRYRRHPWLLHVNQARPVLGPGAVGGLDRTLSRIRTMGLTDPELIGVIVMVEGYVTGAARTQVHEMEAAQTTGLSDQAFWEAQTPTLDRAMRSGRYPTLATLSHDAFGTDFDHFEFGLQRLLDGLDVMVARREQDT